In Mycolicibacterium nivoides, the DNA window GCGGGCGTTCTGGTTGTAGTCGATGAACAGCCGCTCTCCCCGCTCCTCCTTCCACCACGACGTGGTCACCGCATCGGGGGCGCGCCGCTCCACCTCGCGGGCCAGGGCGATCCCGGCCCGGCGCACCGCGATGAAATCCCAGTCGGTCAAGATCGGCAGGAAGATGTGCACGCCGCGGCCGCCGGAGGTTTTCGGATAGCCGACCAGGCCCAGCTCGTCGAGAAGCGGCTTGAGCACATCGCAGGCGACCGCCGCGGCCTCAGCGAACCCGGTGCCCGGCTGCGGGTCCAGGTCGATACGCAGCTCGTCGGGGTGTTCGGTGTCCGGGCACCGAACCTGCCAGGGGTGCAAGGTGATCGTGCCCATCTGCGCGGCCCAAGCGATGGCCGCCGGGTGCGTCACCTTGAGGGCGTCCGCGGTTCGGCCGGACGGGAAGGTGACGACGCAGGTCTCCAGGTAGTCGGGATGCTTCTGTGGGACCCGCTTCTGGTAGATCTCCTCACCCTCGATGCCGTCGGGGAACCGCTGCAGATGGGTGGGCCGATCTTTCAACAGCGCGACCATGCGGTCGGCGACGCTGAGGTAGTACTCCATCAGCTTGCCCTTGGTGCCGTCCTTGCCGAGCTTCGGGTAGTACACCTTATCCGGGTTGGTGAACCGGACCTTGATCCCGTCGACATCGAGTTCGGTTGCCGGGGTTGCCATTTCAGCTGTCTCCCTCGAGAACGTCGTACAGGTCGTAGTTCAGCGGGACGTCGAGCTGGTCGAACGTGCAGCTC includes these proteins:
- the ligD gene encoding non-homologous end-joining DNA ligase is translated as MATPATELDVDGIKVRFTNPDKVYYPKLGKDGTKGKLMEYYLSVADRMVALLKDRPTHLQRFPDGIEGEEIYQKRVPQKHPDYLETCVVTFPSGRTADALKVTHPAAIAWAAQMGTITLHPWQVRCPDTEHPDELRIDLDPQPGTGFAEAAAVACDVLKPLLDELGLVGYPKTSGGRGVHIFLPILTDWDFIAVRRAGIALAREVERRAPDAVTTSWWKEERGERLFIDYNQNARDRTFASAYSARKTPIATVSTPLSWAELRDANPDDYTIATVPDFLAGREDPWAGIDEKKQSLQPLLDLVAADEERGLGDLPYPPSYPKMPGEPPRVQPSKKVAANWDEEGNRRQD